A single region of the Podospora pseudopauciseta strain CBS 411.78 chromosome 1, whole genome shotgun sequence genome encodes:
- a CDS encoding hypothetical protein (EggNog:ENOG503PFGE), which produces MVRLGFVCGLLAALSSAVQGYRDTEASDLTPRGGGKKVCPPLNRGGFIVNYFQLYPENADWDEENCLLWIGCLWNATVGVYDPYRDRMLDVLFFPGISLTLAHIGGVARDPYSGLISILSNSGNPWATGGADVTGERQLMKYDPKKKKVLWARNMTDISRDRYGGFQDVEHDKRGNTYIVGTHPGVIIRVDKDGRKLTEWYLHRPLSPTTRKGYSGLAVVKGSDIMLASDGDGKLYRFDLREERGRPVNVPLLGEGLRLNLDAIYLPPKYGGSVLLVADLLEGIQVLRSKDRTWRKAENLGTISKPPTLNGLVIDGAVVAPVQMGSNSLYMVIGNIDPFIPGMVAGNRTLFPFPDITNAVEGLLRRG; this is translated from the exons ATGGTTCGGCTTGGTTTTGTCTGTGGCCTCCTGGCTGCTCTCAGCAGTGCGGTCCAAGGCTATCGTGACACCGAAGCATCCGACCTGACACCTCGCGGCGGTGGCAAGAAGGTTTGCCCGCCCTTGAACAGGGGCGGCTTCATCGTCAACTACTTCCAACTCTACCCCGAAAACGCCGACTGGGACGAGGAGAATTGTCTCCTCTGGATTGG CTGCCTCTGGAACGCCACGGTAGGCGTCTACGACCCCTACCGTGACAGAATGCTCGATGTCCTCTTCTTTCCCggcatctccctcaccctgGCCCACATCGGCGGCGTCGCTCGCGATCCCTACTCGGGGCTgatctccatcctctccaactctGGCAACCCCTGGGCAACCGGTGGAGCCGATGTAACCGGCGAACGCCAACTCATGAAATATGAccccaagaagaaaaaggttCTCTGGGCGAGGAACATGACGGACATTTCCCGCGATCGATACGGCGGGTTTCAGGATGTGGAACATGATAAACGGGGGAACACCTACATTGTCGGGACTCACCCTGGGGTTATTATTCGCGTGGACAAGGATGGAAGAAAGCTTACAGAGTGGTATTTGCATCGGCCTTTGtcgccgacgacgaggaaggggTATAGCGGATTGGCTGTGGTGAAGGGGAGTGATATTATGCTGGCGagcgatggtgatggaaagTTGTACCGGTTTgatttgagggaggagagggggaggccGGTGAATGTGCCGCTGTTGGGCGAGGGCCTGCGCTTGAACTTGGATGCGATCTACCTGCCGCCAAAGTATGGGGGGAGTGTGCTGTTGGTGGCGgatttgttggaggggattCAGGTGCTAAGAAGTAAAGATAGGACGTGGAGGAAGGCGGAGAACTTGGGGACGATTTCGAAGCCTCCGACGTTGAACGGCCTGGTGATTGATGGGGCGGTTGTGGCTCCGGTGCAGATGGGCAGCAATTCTCTGTACATGGTCATTGGGAACATCGATCCTTTCATTCCGGGCATGGTTGCAGGTAATCGGACCCTGTTCCCGTTTCCCGACATCACGAatgcggtggaggggttgctgaggagggGCTGA
- a CDS encoding hypothetical protein (COG:S; EggNog:ENOG503NXEZ), translated as MSLFGSQQWQMDQQNPITHVCGFYHTFHDRPGRRFLAPLSINAHATIIASTSRTTLTQTFRSPSSPVKELKYAFPLYEGVSVVGFVCTVNNDRVIHGVVQERSEARQTYDDAVAQGQVAGLLEQSFEASDVFTTTIGNIPADASLKVEITYLGELKHDAQVDGIRFTIPTSIAPRYGSYPGDLLRSTQFGATKGISITVDAEMPSGSQIKSVQSPSHPIAVAVGNTSVGAAKGAEMSLQKASATLSLGTSELDKDFILHVVATNTANPVAVLETHPTMPNHRALMATLVPKFNLPSSKPEIVFVCDRSGSMGDGKRIPNLQTALHLFLKSLPLGVKFNICSFGSHWDFMFPEGSRTYDASSLAHATQYVNSISANYGGTEMRMPLQDTFKRRYKDMDLEVFMLTDGEIWDQQQVFGMINTHVAESEGAIRVFSLGIGNDVSHALIEGIAQAGNGFSQSVADDESMNSKVIRMLKASLTPHVKDYTLEIKYGKEDESGSTTVDDDFELVERVQDALVIDVGEVDSEKTRPEQAPEQALKQPISLFDEAADFDTETTEPGLDTSAGGKYSHVPKVAEPKILQAPFVIPPLFPFSRTSVYLLLSPEASRRTPKSVVLRGTCPSGPLELEIPVTVLAEPGETIHQLAARKAVRELEEGRGWIYHAKDSKEKDAALLRTKHFGRFSDMVEREAVRLGVEYQVGGKWCSFVAVEKDQDVNMSRDLTAQAEHNVRQGGQFHQALYQQQHLRRAMTKSASPFGQQFQATASTQPFQQAQRAQGLASAQYSGSGGGGFGAQAKAMSGGLFGAAMHPAGGLFGSSSPSGGGLFGNASAPPPPPPSGGALFGACAPAPSAPAPLFGSAAPPPPAPGGLFGTTAFGSASSALPASYLFGSTGSKPSPFGSPAPQASPAKPSVAPYRWTPASSADKGPTVYITPEQLAQYEQEMNQAATMPLPDEDDIGDEGAPMAQASAQGKKSSSDKLEAIVALQQFSGQWEGTEELLTLLGLDKQAVTAKIKDLGLMDKGDDVIATALVLAYLQTQLGERKDEWEMMAEKAKLWLKDQGVDFDALL; from the coding sequence ATGTCTCTGTTTGGGAGCCAGCAATGGCAGATGGACCAGCAGAATCCCATTACTCACGTGTGTGGATTCTATCATACCTTTCATGACAGACCTGGCCGACGGTTTCTGGCACCCCTTTCGATCAACGCCCATGCCACCATTATCGCCTCCACCAGTCGGACTACTCTTACCCAGACTTTTCGATCGCCCTCGTCCCCGGTCAAGGAACTGAAATATGCGTTTCCTCTCTATGAAGGCGTTTCAGTTGTGGGTTTTGTCTGCACCGTCAACAACGACCGCGTCATCCACGGAGTCGTCCAAGAACGCTCTGAGGCACGCCAGACCTACGACGACGCCGTAGCTCAAGGCCAGGTCGCCGGTCTGCTAGAGCAGTCGTTCGAGGCCAGTGacgtcttcaccaccactatTGGCAACATACCAGCCGATGCAAGCCTCAAGGTCGAGATCACATACCTGGGTGAACTGAAGCACGACGCTCAAGTTGACGGAATCCGCTTCACAATCCCAACCAGCATAGCACCCCGCTATGGCAGCTACCCTGGTGATCTGCTCCGAAGCACCCAGTTTGGTGCAACAAAAGGGATCAGCATCACAGTTGATGCCGAGATGCCCAGTGGTTCCCAAATCAAAAGTGTCCAGTCCCCGTCCCACCCcattgccgttgccgttggcaACACTTCGGTTGGCGCCGCAAAGGGTGCCGAGATGTCTCTCCAAAAAGCTTCAGCAACTCTCTCCCTGGGCACTTCCGAGCTGGACAAAGACTTCATTCTCCATGTGGtggccaccaacaccgccaacccTGTCGCTGTGCTTGAGACCCACCCCACCATGCCCAATCACCGAGCCCTGATGGCGACGCTTGTGCCCAAGTTCAATCTTCCTTCTTCGAAGCCTGAGATTGTGTTTGTCTGTGATCGTTCCGGATCCATGGGTGACGGCAAGAGAATTCCGAACCTCCAGACCGCTTTACATCTGTTTCTGAAGTCTTTGCCGCTTGGTGTCAAGTTCAATATTTGCTCTTTCGGCTCCCATTGGGACTTCATGTTTCCGGAGGGCTCCCGTACTTACGATGCCAGTAGCTTGGCCCATGCCACCCAGTATGTCAACAGCATCTCGGCCAACTATGGTGGTACCGAGATGCGCATGCCCCTGCAGGACACCTTTAAGAGGCGGTACAAAGATATGGATCTTGAAGTGTTCATGCTGACTGATGGTGAGATCTGGGACCAACAGCAAGTCTTCGGGATGATCAACACGCATGTGGCGGAGAGCGAAGGTGCAATCCGTGTCTTTTCTCTGGGTATCGGCAATGATGTGAGCCATGCTCTTATTGAAGGGATCGCGCAGGCGGGCAACGGGTTCTCACAGTCGGTGGCCGATGACGAAAGCATGAATAGCAAAGTTATCAGGATGCTCAAAGCTTCGTTGACGCCTCATGTGAAGGACTACACCCTGGAGATCAAGTATGGTAAAGAGGATGAGTCAGGCTCTACGACTGTTGACGACGATTTTGAGCTTGTTGAGAGGGTTCAAGATGCCCTTGTCATTGATGTGGGTGAAGTTGACTCGGAGAAGACACGACCAGAGCAAGCGCCCGAGCAAGCGCTAAAGCAACCGATTTCCCTGTTTGATGAGGCGGCTGACTTTGACACTGAGACGACGGAACCGGGGCTCGACACCTCTGCTGGTGGGAAGTATTCTCACGTGCCCAAGGTCGCAGAGCCCAAGATACTCCAGGCTCCCTTCGTCATCCCTCCCCTGTTTCCGTTCTCGAGAACGTCAGTCTACCTGCTTTTGTCCCCGGAGGCTAGCCGCAGGACTCCCAAATCAGTGGTCCTTCGCGGCACCTGTCCTAGTGGCCCACTCGAGCTTGAGATTCCTGTGACTGTTCTTGCTGAGCCCGGAGAGACAATCCATCAGCTCGCTGCTCGCAAGGCAGTCAGAGAACTTGAAGAAGGTCGCGGTTGGATCTACCACGCCAAGGACtccaaggagaaggatgctGCCCTTCTTCGTACCAAGCACTTTGGTCGCTTCTCTGACATGGTGGAACGTGAGGCTGTCCGGCTCGGGGTCGAGTATCAGGTTGGAGGCAAGTGGTGCAGTTTTGTAGCGGTAGAGAAGGACCAGGATGTAAACATGTCTCGAGACTTGACCGCGCAAGCAGAACACAATGTGCGGCAGGGTGGCCAATTCCATCAAGCGCTttatcaacaacaacatcttcGACGGGCGATGACAAAGTCAGCATCTCCTTTTGGTCAGCAATTCCAAGCTACCGCAAGCACTCAGCCATTCCAACAAGCCCAACGAGCCCAAGGTCTTGCAAGCGCTCAGTACAGCGGCTCGGGAGGAGGCGGCTTTGGTGCACAAGCCAAGGCTATGTCGGGTGGCCTCTTCGGAGCCGCCATGCATCCAGCTGGTGGATTGTTCGGaagctcatcaccatccgGAGGAGGACTATTCGGCAACGCCtcggcccctcccccacctccgccCTCTGGAGGTGCACTCTTCGGAGCGTGCGCTCCTGCTCCGTCTGCTCCGGCTCCCCTGTTCGGATCTgcagcaccacctcccccggcTCCAGGAGGGCTCTTTGGCACAACAGCTTTCGGCAGCGCCTCGTCTGCCCTACCAGCATCGTATCTCTTTGGATCCACCGGAAGCAAACCCTCACCTTTCGGATCACCTGCGCCCCAGGCCAGCCCTGCGAAGCCGTCTGTGGCACCCTACCGATGGACCCCCGCCTCCAGTGCCGACAAAGGGCCAACGGTTTACATCACGCCGGAGCAGCTAGCGCAATACGAGCAGGAGATGAACCAGGCAGCTACGATGCCTCTtcccgacgaggacgacatCGGCGACGAGGGGGCCCCGATGGCACAAGCGTCGGCCCAGGGAAAAAAATCAAGCTCGGACAAATTGGAAGCCATCGTGGCGCTGCAGCAGTTTTCAGGACAGTGGGAAGGGACAGAGGAGTTGTTGACGCTTCTTGGGCTGGACAAACAGGCGGTGACAGCAAAAATTAAGgatttggggttgatggacaAGGGGGATGACGTGATTGCTACGGCGTTGGTATTGGCCTATTTGCAGACTCAGTTGGGTGAGAGGAAGGATGAGTGGGAGATGATGGCGGAGAAGGCTAAGCTTTGGCTGAAGGATCAGGGAGTGGATTTTGATGCGCTGCTGTGA
- a CDS encoding hypothetical protein (COG:S; EggNog:ENOG503PCRE) — protein MGGQWSQFFPPKPTYTEADLGTQDGRVILITGGASGIGLEISTMLYRKNARVYIAGRSEKNARRAIQAIQAANPSSTGTLDFLHVELDDLRTIKSCADAFKAKESRLDLLFHNAGVSQPPLGSVSKQGVELQLATNCLGPFLLTQFLLPLLQQTASSAAPGSVRVIWTSSQMAELSAPKGGLIMDEIRSPPNDKGRNYTNSKTGNIFLSAELAHRHPASTSGIVSVSLNPGAAATNLFRHTPLLPYLAWPLMYTANLAAHTQLFAGISPDITVNNSGCYVVPFGRLADLRQDIVEGAKRKEEGGLGLAGEFWDWCEERTRDYMAAKGICTAHPFSAAFKSSRTVGSNVGLSCMSQSADILRHGFQVYVYVISAVASHSFLPKTPHPSPRSLTVSTQTRTRMQEEHLSKNGSEEEEAHDPSHPPTEISDQSGDQHDDNPLDDDNEIAAPREQLANILSSEQIESWRDTQALAYQLLLQSLHSANQSHEDLPPDIDAAIFDRISSQFHQNILASFNPAPEQPTQLPLEPKKVRDIRVLVTIGENVYRALTTFPGDLLLWELLGPKWQTRYALDFYVHAIISYAGDDLYRAIGGMLIFPLVTTLGGLNAIHFLLGLRQATSITWPDASSTKIPLAKLVEEYTLDLELEHWLKYLTASPFILVTLFLRATYETIRWIFPSIWLRLPAVSALTAGVCYHRMYNSQSTIAQSVAHWPRPVIREVRRFMVFILDLEASVRMHAVRLMCTFKTRGLGQYTYTPLDANNAEFRLLQLEPISGDNLVRCWLVSVPLGEHRSKEAYEAISYRWGNERRNFPIVIDGKRFLVTRTVFELLHALQTKDRGRYVWIDAICINQGHEHASADKPASVEDLDEKSNQVALMGTIYRNASRVIAWVGGTANGRGALSFINKTACRDPEAMDNFEYERITVELWPWTILTTWLRVIELFKQPYFRRMWMLQEVALGRKVVVKHGAEEADWDDISPLVNFMMGSDGEPFLHEPGFWTVWYNFPTTILGVKGAHVMSLVRNQVAGWNAEGNPRSEPVSQEWDQDRVGRLPLDTLLGLTTDLSASNIKDKIYAVLGLTQQETRQHINIEYDDTILPAGDLLRDSAKHILTGRHEPAERLGLAGWGFELSGLDADDDHIWAASPWSFIVLWMRRVLWWKAPASLLSLPSWVPHWTLSRFQLPAMEPIGYNAGAHGTKLFEEIPGRPNCIRASLSIVDEIELLGKPFLTVVELLERPTAFLNNIRAFVLEAKSFAAQLHRDALAREEPISEDGLVEALYRTIFCDYATGSLPPMDTSVLFQHVSTCEALLAAKGYPRQADGKAHEKLGFELGRSIGGKSFCVTKGGRFGIVPPRSRVGDSIVMAWGTPLPLVMRSALRHQELLLREPGKQAPIVGPLEGDEHVLMGGCYVHGVMLGELRPTEYPPEMVVLR, from the exons ATGGGTGGTCAATGGTCACAGTTCTTCCCGCCAAAGCCCACATACACCGAGGCCGACCTTGGGACACAAGATGGCAGGGTTATCTTGATCACGGGAGGCGCCTCAGGAATTGGCTTGGAGATTTCTACCATGCTTTACCGCAAGAATGCACGCGTGTATATCGCAGGCAGGTCAGAAAAGAACGCACGCCGTGCTATTCAAGCAATCCAAGCAGCGAACCCTTCGTCCACCGGCACCCTCGACTTTCTTCACGTTGAACTGGATGACCTGAGGACGATCAAGTCATGCGCCGACGCATTCAAGGCGAAGGAATCGCGCCTCGACCTCCTATTTCACAATGCAGGTGTTTCGCAGCCTCCGCTAGGGAGCGTCTCAAAGCAGGGCGTTGAATTGCAGCTTGCAACCAACTGTCTCGGACCATTCCTACTCACTCAGTTTCtactcccccttcttcagcagACCGCATCCTCGGCAGCACCAGGAAGCGTCCGCGTCATATGGACCAGCAGCCAAATGGCCGAGTTGAGCGCCCCCAAGGGGGGTCTCATAATGGACGAAATACGTTCACCACCGAATGACAAGGGCAGGAATTACACCAACTCCAAAACAGGAAATATCTTCTTGTCTGCCGAGCTTGCGCATCGTCATCCAGCCAGCACGTCGGGGATCGTGAGCGTGTCGCTCAACCCAGGAGCCGCTGCCACGAACCTATTTCGCCACACACCTTTGCTTCCGTACCTGGCGTGGCCACTGATGTACACTGCAAACTTGGCAGCACATACGCAACTATTTGCCGGCATCTCCCCGGATATAACGGTCAACAATAGCGGGTGTTATGTCGTTCCTTTTGGGAGGCTGGCGGACTTGAGACAAGACATTGTTGAAGgagcaaagagaaaagaggaaggcggaCTGGGCCTTGCAGGAGAGTTCTGGGACTGGTGTGAGGAGAGGACGAGAGATTACAT GGCTGCCAAGGGCATCTGCACTGCCCATCCGTTTAGCGCTGCGTTCAAGTCCAGCCGCACTGTAGGAAGTAATGTTGGGCTTTCCTGCATGTCCCAGTCAGCCGACATCCTGAGACATGGCTTCCAGGTTTATGTATATGTGATCTCCGCCGTTGCGTCGCATTCTTTCCTCCCCAAGACTCCGCATCCATCCCCCCGCTCGCTGACGGTGTCAACTCAGACTCGGACCAGAATGCAGGAAGAACACCTCAGCAAAAACGgaagtgaggaggaggaagcgcACGACCCATCGCATCCTCCAACGGAAATATCCGACCAGTCGGGGGATCAGCACGATGACAACcccctcgacgacgacaacgagaTTGCTGCGCCGCGAGAGCAGTTGGCTAACATCTTATCTAGTGAACAAATAGAGAGCTGGAGGGACACGCAGGCTCTTGCGtatcaactcctcctccaatcaCTGCACTCGGCAAACCAGTCCCACGAAGACCTGCCTCCTGACATCGACGCTGCAATCTTCGACAGGATTAGCTCGCAGTTCCACCAAAACATCCTGGCCTCCTTCAATCCTGCCCCCGAGCAACCAACTCAGCTTCCGCTTGAGCCGAAGAAAGTCCGTGACATCAGAGTCCTGGTCACCATCGGAGAAAATGTTTACAGAGCTCTTACTACCTTCCCGGGGGACTTGTTGTTGTGGGAACTTCTCGGCCCGAAGTGGCAGACACGCTACGCCTTGGATTTCTATGTTCATGCAATCATATCCTACGCTGGAGATGATCTTTACCGCGCCATTGGGGGCATGCTCATCTTCCCACTGGTGACTACGCTAGGAGGATTGAACGCCATCCACTTCCTCCTTGGCTTGCGTCAAGCAACGTCTATCACATGGCCTGATGCCTCTTCCACAAAGATCCCGCTGGCAAAGCTTGTCGAGGAGTATACGCTTGACCTCGAGTTGGAACACTGGCTGAAGTATCTGACCGCCTCCCCGTTCATCCTGGTGACGCTGTTCCTTCGAGCTACTTACGAAACCATTCGCTGGATCTTCCCCAGCATTTGGCTCAGACTGCCCGCGGTTTCCGCATTGACTGCTGGAGTTTGTTACCATCGAATGTACAACTCCCAGTCTACTATAGCCCAGAGTGTTGCGCACTGGCCTAGACCCGTTATTCGAGAGGTACGACGGTTTATGGTTTTCATTCTTGATCTAGAAGCCTCAGTCAGAATGCATGCTGTCCGCCTGATGTGTACATTCAAGACTCGGGGCCTCGGACAATACACTTACACGCCTCTTGACGCCAACAACGCCGAGTTTAGGCTGTTGCAGCTGGAACCGATCTCTGGCGACAACCTCGTTCGCTGTTGGCTGGTGAGCGTACCGCTAGGAGAGCACCGCAGCAAGGAAGCATACGAGGCAATCTCATACCGGTGGGGAAATGAAAGACGAAACTTTCCCATTGTCATTGACGGCAAGCGTTTCTTGGTCACGAGAACCGTCTTTGAGCTTCTCCACGCCCTGCAGACCAAGGACAGGGGTAGGTATGTCTGGATCGATGCCATCTGCATTAACCAGGGTCATGAACACGCGTCAGCCGACAAGCCTGCCTCCGTTGAAGACCTGGATGAAAAGTCCAACCAAGTTGCGTTGATGGGGACCATCTACCGTAATGCGAGCCGAGTCATCGCCTGGGTTGGGGGTACGGCCAATGGACGAGGTGCCCTCTCTTTCATCAACAAGACCGCCTGTCGAGACCCAGAAGCCATGGACAACTTCGAATATGAGAGAATCACGGTAGAACTATGGCCGTGGACGATCCTTACCACTTGGCTGAGAGTTATTGAGCTGTTTAAGCAGCCATACTTTCGCCGCATGTGGATGTTGCAGGAAGTAGCCCTGGGGAGAAAGGTCGTGGTAAAGCATGGAGCTGAGGAAGCCGACTGGGATGATATCTCTCCCCTCGTGAACTTCATGATGGGGAGCGATGGTGAGCCATTCCTTCACGAACCTGGGTTCTGGACCGTTTGGTACAATTTTCCGACCACCATCCTTGGCGTCAAAGGAGCCCATGTGATGAGCTTGGTCCGAAACCAAGTCGCCGGGTGGAACGCCGAAGGAAATCCCCGGTCCGAGCCCGTCAGCCAGGAGTGGGATCAAGACCGTGTCGGTCGTCTTCCACTGGATACTTTGCTTGGCCTGACAACGGACCTCTCGGCTTCGAATATCAAGGACAAGATCTATGCCGTCCTTGGCCTGACGCAGCAAGAAACCCGCCAGCATATCAATATTGAGTACGACGACACGATTCTGCCTGCTGGAGATTTATTGCGCGACAGTGCCAAGCACATCTTGACTGGTCGCCATGAGCCTGCCGAACGATTGGGTCTCGCCGGCTGGGGCTTCGAGCTATCTGGGCTTGACGCTGATGATGACCATATCTGGGCGGCTTCGCCCTGGTCGTTCATTGTGCTATGGATGAGGCGGGTGCTGTGGTGGAAAGCGCCTGCATCACTGCTGAGTCTCCCGTCGTGGGTGCCTCACTGGACACTGAGCAGGTTTCAACTGCCTGCTATGGAACCTATTGGATACAATGCTGGTGCGCATGGCACAAAACTCTTTGAGGAGATCCCGGGTCGACCCAATTGCATACGAGCCTCATTATCTATCGTGGACGAAATCGAATTGCTGGGAAAGCCCTTTTTGACGGTAGTAGAGTTGCTGGAACGCCCAACAGCCTTTTTAAACAACATACGTGCCTTCGTTCTAGAGGCAAAGAGCTTCGCAGCTCAGCTCCACAGGGATGCGCTCGCGCGCGAAGAACCGATCTCCGAGGATGGATTGGTAGAGGCGCTGTACCGGACGATATTTTGCGATTATGCCACGGGGTCCTTGCCCCCGATGGACACGTCCGTTCTTTTCCAACACGTGTCTACTTGTGAGGCTCTCCTCGCGGCGAAGGGATACCCAAGACAGGCGGACGGCAAGGCTCATGAGAAGCTCGGTTTCGAGCTCGGTCGGTCAATTGGGGGTAAGAGCTTCTGCGTCACGAAGGGCGGGAGATTCGGGATCGTTCCTCCAAGGAGTCGGGTTGGCGATAGCATTGTGATGGCATGGGGCACCCCTTTGCCGCTGGTTATGCGATCGGCGTTGCGACATCAAGAGCTGCTGTTGAGAGAGCCTGGGAAACAAGCACCGATAGTTGGGCCTTTGGAAGGAGATGAGCATGTGTTGATGGGGGGCTGCTACGTGCATGGAGTGATGCTGGGTGAGCTGCGGCCCACGGAATATCCGCCAGAAATGGTGGTTCTGAGATGA
- a CDS encoding hypothetical protein (COG:Q; EggNog:ENOG503NXRB), which translates to MSSPTPSTTLAPMAGVESSWFIMWTFSFPMIWLVLTIIYNLYFHPLAGVPGPRSWGALRLRYVWALVSGTIVHDFEKLHHRYGPVVRVAPSELSFTTPDAWTDILQPGRTPPLPKDGRWSIPGLKAQGIVNIVDLDLHGRVRRLIAPAFTTSALRGQEPILQQYITLLMDRLRDLVTTENNGTDGVEIDVVPWFNFVTFDMLGDLAFGESFDCLHTSRYHSWIELLTNTPKAGAFAAAALFYPLFASALKYLIPASLKNKVLDHVRVVSEKVERRLNLESTRSDIMSHVIKQIESDGLEGLTMDHVNATFMVLTIAGSETVATTLCGIVNYLAQNPSKLSILTHEIRSHFSNPHEMTLERLKGMLYLNAVIDEGLRLCPPVPWLPPRVAANGGSVVCGIPLPGRTAVSILTYAMGRDPNNFHDHLSFVPERYLPEAKTDPQSPFFNDRRHSYHPFSLGPRICIGLHLGMAQMRLILARLVWEFDLKPPTEHRKTQWEKLRTFILVEKNEIFVNFKLKEGLWTTEMKSSASS; encoded by the exons ATGTCATCTCCAACACCGTCAACGACTCTAGCGCCGATGGCAGGAGTAGAAAGTTCTTGGTTTATAATGTGGACATTCTCATTTCCCATG ATCTGGCTGGTGCTTACCATCATCTACAACTTGTATTTTCATCCACTTGCCGGAGTGCCCGGTCCCAGAAGCTGGGGAGCACTTCGACTCCGATACGTCTGGGCACTTGTGAGCGGGACCATCGTTCACGATTTTGAAAAACTTCATCATAGATATGGGCCGGTTGTTCGCGTTGCCCCAAGCGAGTTATCGTTCACAACACCCGATGCTTGGACCGACATTCTTCAGCCAGGTCGCACACCGCCATTACCCAAAGATGGTCGGTGGTCTATTCCTGGCTTAAAAGCCCAAGGGATCGTCAACATTGTTGACCTTGATCTCCATGGCCGAGTTCGAAGGCTGATTGCACCAGCATTTACCACGTCGGCGCTAAGAGGTCAAGAGCCCATCCTACAACAATACATCACATTGTTGATGGATCGGCTTCGAGACCTTGTCACAACCGAAAATAACGGCACAGACGGCGTTGAGATCGATGTCGTTCCGTGGTTCAACTTCGTCACCTTCGATATGCTGGGTGATCTGGCATTTGGAGAATCATTCGATTGTCTGCACACATCGCGGTATCATTCCTGGATTGAGCTCCTCACAAACACACCAAAAGCAGGGgcatttgctgctgctgccctgtTTTATCCTCTTTTCGCATCGGCACTCAAGTATCTCATTCCGGCATCGCTGAAGAACAAGGTTCTTGATCACGTCCGAGTCGTTTCAGAGAAAGTTGAGCGTCGACTGAACCTGGAGTCCACACGATCTGACATCATGTCCCACGTAATCAAGCAGATAGAAAGTGATGGCCTGGAGGGACTTACCATGGACCACGTCAACGCAACGTTTATGGTGCTCACGATTGCTGGTAGTGAGACGGTCGCAACCACCTTGTGCGGGATTGTGAATTATCTTGCTCAGAATCCTAGCAAGCTTTCTATCCTCACACACGAGATTCGCAGCCATTTTTCAAACCCACACGAGATGActttggagaggttgaaagGCATGCTCTATCTTAATGCCGTGATCGACGAGGGGCTGCGCCTGTGTCCGCCAGTTCCTTGGCTTCCACCCAGAGTGGCGGCCAATGGGGGCTCAGTTGTTTGTGGGATACCACTACCTGGGCGT ACCGCCGTTTCCATTCTCACCTACGCCATGGGCCGTGACCCAAACAATTTCCACGATCATTTGTCATTTGTCCCCGAGCGGTACCTTCCCGAAGCTAAAACTGATCCGCAATCGCCTTTCTTCAATGACCGGCGCCATTCTTATCATCCTTTCTCTTTGGGGCCCAGGATCTGCATTGGTCTCCATCTCGGCATGGCCCAGATGCGTTTGATTTTGGCCAGATTGGTATGGGAATTTGATTTGAAGCCGCCAACAGAACACAGGAAAACCCAATGGGAAAAGCTGAGAACTTTTATATTGGTTGAGAAGAACGAGATATTTGTGAACTTCAAGTTGAAGGAAGGCCTGTGGACGACGGAGATGAaatcctcggcctcgtcctAG
- a CDS encoding hypothetical protein (EggNog:ENOG503NUSQ; COG:G), with protein MPILLYAHLCLVFLALAVTARPQDAYTIFTTVLVTATKTIGDSNATPAPSAHAAAPYQLLRPHLDTPWTDKVGTSPWPQYPRPQLRREPWRSLNGIWTYQAAQGAEDVKSPPRLPLRQEVLIPSCIESGISGIMTEGVTHMWFGTTFTIPLEWRGGKRVLLNFEAVDYEATVFINGVQLAFHRGGYFRFSLDVTEKINFDGPNELQVGQSRKVFVFDPTDDQSIPQGKQTKRLSHIFYTPCSGIWQTVWLESASNNHIKSLDLTANMNGDGKSDGLMTP; from the exons ATGCCTATCTTACTTTACGCCCACCTCTGTTTGGTCTTCTTGGCACTCGCTGTCACCGCCAGGCCTCAGGATGCCTACACCATCTTTACGACAGTTTTGGTGACAGCGACGAAAACGATTGGAGACTCTAACGCGACGCCTGCCCCTTCAGCCCATGCAGCTGCTCCGTACCAGCTCCTACGCCCTCACCTTGACACACCATGGACTGACAAGGTTGGCACAAGCCCCTGGCCGCAGTATCCACGTCCTCAACTCCGTCGCGAGCCATGGCGGTCGCTGAACGGAATATGGACCTACCAGGCAGCTCAAGGAGCTGAGGATGTCAAGAGTCCGCCTCGATTGCCCCTTCGCCAGGAGGTTTTGATCCCCTCTTGCATCGAAAGTGGCATCTCCGGGATCATGACCGAGGGCGTGACCCACATGTGGTTTGGCACGACCTTTACGATCCCTCTCGAGTGGAGAGGTGGGAAACGTGTTTTGTTGAATTTCGAAGCAGTGGACTACGAAGCAACGGTGTTTATCAATGGCGTCCAGCTCGCGTTTCATCGTGGTGGATATTTTCGGTTCAGCTTGGATGTCACTGAGAAGATCAACTTTGATGGACCAAACGAGCTGCAAGTCGGACAATCGCG CAAGGTGTTTGTCTTCGATCCAACAGACGATCAAAGCATCCCACAAGGGAAGCAGACCAAACGTCTCTCGCACATTTTCTACACGCCCTGCAGCGGTATTTGGCAGACAGTATGGCTTGAGAGCGCTTCCAACAATCATATCAAGTCATTGGATCTGACGGCCAACATGAACGGCGACGGCAAGTCCGACGGGTTGATGACACCTTGA